The following are encoded together in the Candidatus Thermoplasmatota archaeon genome:
- a CDS encoding elongation factor 1-beta produces MGEVAITYRLMPSGLEVDLKGVQDKAMEVLGERRFHSSEVKPIAFGLNALEVTAIVEEVEGLGERLESELAAIEGVQSIETVALTRL; encoded by the coding sequence ATGGGAGAAGTTGCCATTACGTACAGACTCATGCCAAGCGGGTTGGAAGTGGATCTGAAAGGTGTCCAGGACAAAGCGATGGAAGTCCTGGGGGAGCGGAGATTCCATTCATCTGAGGTGAAGCCAATCGCCTTCGGACTGAACGCCCTCGAGGTAACTGCAATCGTGGAGGAGGTAGAAGGGCTCGGAGAGAGGTTGGAGAGCGAGCTGGCAGCAATCGAGGGCGTGCAAAGCATCGAAACGGTCGCATTGACGAGACTCTAG
- a CDS encoding zinc finger domain-containing protein, with product MMPENRCSSCGVVMKRKGAAVFKCPVCGEGTIGRCAQCRDQSVPYRCEACGFEGP from the coding sequence ATGATGCCAGAGAACCGATGTTCGTCATGCGGTGTCGTGATGAAGAGAAAGGGAGCCGCGGTCTTCAAGTGTCCCGTCTGCGGAGAGGGGACCATAGGTCGATGCGCTCAATGCAGAGACCAGAGTGTCCCGTATAGATGCGAAGCCTGCGGTTTCGAGGGGCCTTAG
- a CDS encoding DNA-directed RNA polymerase subunit H — translation MKFNVMEHRLVPEHHLLSEKDEGTILEGLKVHKDQLPKIRRNDPCVQLLERKHGPIEEGRVIRIVRLSETSGVSVAYRLVVGR, via the coding sequence TTGAAGTTCAATGTTATGGAGCACAGGTTGGTACCCGAGCATCATCTGCTTTCCGAGAAGGATGAAGGAACGATCCTTGAGGGCCTCAAGGTTCACAAAGATCAGCTCCCAAAGATACGTAGAAACGACCCGTGTGTACAGCTCCTTGAAAGGAAACACGGACCGATCGAGGAGGGTCGTGTCATCAGGATAGTGAGGTTAAGCGAGACATCTGGAGTCTCGGTGGCGTACAGACTCGTAGTCGGAAGGTGA